The Sabethes cyaneus chromosome 3, idSabCyanKW18_F2, whole genome shotgun sequence DNA window agaattactcatataataaattttattactCAATCTAGAGTTAAGcgagaagaaaacaaaatagGTATAAACAAAACGCGAAAACGcagtaaatttgtgatgaaatatggccaattcaaTTCCACaagataaaaaaaaccaaagtactaataaaatttaattttgagacacttttacaataaatttgccataagtttcaatgttcacaataaaaactgttgtagacgcattgtttctactgcaaaatgtaatgtgaatttttattcgggtagttatttatttgtttcggtTTAACCGTAGTTACAAGCAAGCTCCTTAAACAAGTTAACTTCGTCAATTGCATACCAGTCTGATGTGTAGATGTAGATGTAGATGTGAAATTGTGGCCTGATGGTTTAgctcttagtggaactacaaacaTCGTAGATCGTAGTCCTACATTAAAATCGCGCGTAGCTTTTCAAAACCTATGGAGCCACCAACATAGCACGAACACGATttgtgagctgaaaaacggtaaggccgCAGAGGAAGACAGTATCCCGgcgctgaacttctaaaagcaggAAGCGAGCAATTGTACGAACCAATCCAccagatcattgtcaggatctgggcaGAAGAACAAATGACAAGTGGTTGGATgacctcatttgccctatttttataaaggacatcgactcgacTGTGAAAACCATCGTGGTACTACATTGCTCAATCCTGCCAATAAAGAGACAGGTAACGGAGAAACGGagtgcgtcagttactagacaaattccgggagtacaacttgcatcatcagtttgtggactttaaggcagcgtacgattcagtcacaAAGAAATTAGCTGTAGGAGATTAttctagaacatggttttttgacgaaactagttacgttcATCCGAGCGACACtgaatgggtcaaaatcatgcttCATATTAAGGTGAGTAAGGCATCAGCCGCTTTCGTTaagttggatggactgaagcaaggggatgtacTCGCagacctgctattcaacattggctTGGAAGAGCAATcggttagttggtttcgaggtacgatgctggtctaacgagccagtcgtcgtatgttcgaatctcaactagGCGGCgctgcttgatagagtcagtaggattgtttcactagctccgtaactgtcctgtactctaataaccggctatgaagtatgtcgataaagaaggatcaagtcttagaaaagacgtttaagcccaaagctttacttttttttggaagagcaaacgtggaaaggaacgggactacCATCACGatatctcacatgcttcttggttttgcggatgatgtCGATATCACTGAAATCAATCGTAGAGCACTGGAAGGCCTTTTAAATGGGAATCAGCGAAATTAGGACTTAcaattaacaccgccaaaaataTGTGCATGTTTGCTGACAGGGAACGTGATAATCCAAATGGTTATGGTGCCGGGGAGGAGCGGAATGGGAACGATATGAAATAATGgaagaattcatatacctttgcacactcgtgacatgtgacaacgatgtaagccgcgaagtaaaagGACAAATTGCAGCCACGAATCAGGCTTCCACGAATCACGCAGCCAGCTGACATTCCgttgtttgcaaattcgcacaagcCTGGCGCTCTACAGAGTACTAATCCTcacggtggccctttacggacataaaTCATAAACGCTAACGGAAGTTGATCGATGAGCACTTGGGgtatttgagcgtaaaattctgcgatcaatacttggttgcaaaatagaaaatagagtaTGGCGCATGAACCATGATACAGCTCAAGTATTCAAATAtgttgatatagtgaaggtaataCAAATGTCAGCCTGCGGTGTGCTGGAGACGTGACCAGAATGCCTAACGAAAAATAGCCAACACTATTTTCAACGGAGAACCagaaagaggccgtagactttggagcagaccccgcacccgattGATGTGCGCTATTGCGGACGTTGCAATTAATTTTCAGATTATttacgaaaattaaaaatttccgTAAAGgccattaaaaaaatttaaattttaaacgaTTTTCGCTAGAACATACGCAATGCAacttgttaaaaaaaaatagaaataaaaactttgcaaatacatacatacatatatactatTTGTTTTGAGAAAAATATAGTTACAGTTAGAATATTTCCATTgcataaaaaaatagaaatatcgTCGATAGATTAAACACATGGAAATCATTATCTCATCACTGCGTCAGTAACACAGGCAACACTGCACTGAACGTCCAGCCGGTAGAACGCCCCGTGTAGCCCCTGCTATTGCATTGAACCCGGTCGGCGAGTAGAACGAACGCATTCCAGATCAACATGAACGAACATAGCATAAAACAACCTCGCCTGAGGTGCAATTGCCAGTAAGTCTCACTGCCGCCTGGTGATTCCGCGTGTGGTAGTGGTGCGTCGTTCATCAGATCCCGTTTGTACGAACGTACCTACGTTGTACTGTGCAATTTATGTATAGGTGCTGGCAAGTGGTTGCCGTCGGAGCGTAAAAACTGACAGCATAAAAGCTTCAGCACAGCACGGTCGTCCGTCGGAGTCGTCGTGTTGTTTGTGTCGTCATTCATGCGAATGTCGTGGTCTTGGCCGCTGCTGACCCGGGTGGGGTGTGTGTGCATGAATTCGTATGCTGCTGCTATGGTATGGTATACATACATAGATAGTGAAGCTGGACTCCCGTCCCGATGCTGATGCTGTtgtgttgttgcttgttgtcgATGTCGGTGTCGGTGTcgctgccgtcgtcgtcgtcgtctcgtCAGTGCCAAAGTTCAGCAGAGCACAGCAGTGAGTGAGTGAGCGAGTATGCGTCAGAGCTGACACACGGAAAACAGCGTCTAATCGCGAACTGCATTGCATTTCGGGGAATTTGTCTTGCAAAACTGTTTATTGCCAGTTTTATACTTGTGTAATAATGCGGCCGGTGTTCATTATCAGTTAATGAAAGTGATTTGAAGTTCGAACAGTTCCGTTTCCGTGTAATTTTTACCACTCAAGATAGTGATCTTTTTCTGTTAGTTCGCAATCAAGACGATCTTGTACAACGCACACAAAAGGCAATACATAAAAGCTTGGTTTATGCCccatgttgctgctgctgccatcgGACCGCTTTACTTTGCTGCTTGAGACACTCGAGCTCTAGGGGTGatactggctggctggcggtgCAAGTGTGTGTATGCATGCGAGTGTGATCCGTTTTGAAGTGGACTGAGGATAAATAATAAAGAACCTCACGGAGCGCTACACAACATGTTCACCAGCAAACAACTCCTTTTCTGGCTGCTCCTCGCCGGAGGTGAGTAGATTTGAAGGTTATTTTACTTTATACCACGAATTTAAAGGTGTTTCAAAACGTGAAAACATAGAAACAGGTAGTTCTTCGAGCACCTGTGCGTTTGTGTTTGTATATTATACGAACTATGTTGGAATCTTGAATGAAAAGAACAGCTTTGCATGATGATTTGAAAGTTTATGGACTTACCAGGCttaaattattgaaatttttgataaattttgaaaagcaCACTCAATGTGAAGCATATTTGATGACTGTGCATTTTAGTTTCTgcacaacaaaatttcttattgTCTTCTTTATCCAACAGCTTCGCTCGTGCGTTCCACAGCAGCATTCGGTGGCTCGGGAGGTCGATCTGCTGGTTCATACAAATATGGCGATCTGGCAGCGGCGAACGCTGGCGCTGCCGGCTCATACGGTCGAGGGGTCCCTCCGCATCGATTCTACATGCCAGCAGGACTCGGTAACCCCGATGACCCCCATCGATACCTCTCGACGACTCCCAGTCAGCAGTCGACATCAGCCCCGAAGACTAACCGCATCTCTGCATGGGGAATAATCTCGATCGTGATGTTTGTGATCATGATCGGAGCCGGAGCCTACTGGGGCTTTATCTGTTTTCCTTTGTTCTGTAAAAAGGAGCGAAACTACAACATGATGATGAACATGTCAACTGCCACCACTGCCACCCCGACCCGATCGACCGAGTTCGAGAAGCTCGAAAACTATTGCTCCAAATCGACGACGTCCAGCCGAAGCAACGACACCGGTATCAGTAATATTTAGAAGCGAAATGAATTCCTATTATATAAATAGTCAGATCACTTACGAAACAACTCTGACTCTTGCGAACTATTACTACAGCGATAGTTAACTGATAAGCTCTGACCTTAGCTACTACTCTCAATCAAAGCAAGAATTTACGCTCTACACCTAAATACGAAACGCGAACTCTTTGGCTTGCCATAACaattacaaaatattttttacaatttagtgaaacaaaacgaaaaaaaactcg harbors:
- the LOC128744197 gene encoding uncharacterized protein LOC128744197, with amino-acid sequence MFTSKQLLFWLLLAGASLVRSTAAFGGSGGRSAGSYKYGDLAAANAGAAGSYGRGVPPHRFYMPAGLGNPDDPHRYLSTTPSQQSTSAPKTNRISAWGIISIVMFVIMIGAGAYWGFICFPLFCKKERNYNMMMNMSTATTATPTRSTEFEKLENYCSKSTTSSRSNDTGISNI